In Stigmatopora nigra isolate UIUO_SnigA chromosome 2, RoL_Snig_1.1, whole genome shotgun sequence, a single window of DNA contains:
- the dnai4 gene encoding dynein axonemal intermediate chain 4 isoform X2, protein MRNTSAVTASPRAMKRSTSGMQRALYSSRYTGSMTGFQSRKGSRMLSESRMGRSGMNRKAIRVLDEDGNDVTPRPLFEPEAKDPHAKPQKLFFDDFHSRWDTSKSSSYFMMRSSGSCMWSSSLPSLSAKQGDGGYFMSETSQAHDSSRKSSTGAQQVSDEFTLDEVLNIYLSETDTITLLDMPSMCMSEEAENAKAVKESNNIYMELCKNRLGNDKYVERAMQTFVGAEKHKKVQTDKILMNDEGTQATIWDIHDSFQPDMPKVEKAANRLVEFEQRPKRTNSSSSISTVGTTSSGSSLFAFKMQRGDVLDEPELQQIFKSAMFQSNLVIMERCLVANIFQPQLASYRKLPEIKVPPDAMEPDPEVTEDEKEQDDDGEDEVAEEVTMVPVKAAVVKKEEQVKAEGKKEEKKEEKKEEKKEEGEKVEEEQPVEVEEEEEEEIEIPDPTLELLWTFSCKLTKGWNITCMAWNKKNTDLLAVGYGDFKPGKEGLICCWSIKNLSWPERVYRCHSAITSLDFSSTKPDKLAVGMYDGTVAIFSVRHRDSDTFLTSSIDCKKRHVHPVWHITWATQEMGLSEEDTVESIVSISEDGRVLKWLLCSHGLDSLDMLELRRIQDGIKKAEGNKTRKEGILVSTATPGLCLDFQPKDPTIYLAGTSEGVVHKCSVSNHHHYLAIYQKHLCPVNRVEWSPFSNDVFLSCSSDWTIQLWKEDCLTPAIAFTSIQSPVLSVRWSPLWPSVFAAVKSEQLEIWDLNASLMDPVIVEPAAKGVRMTFMLFARDSDCILVGSSIGEVHFYRINNLSVSLAKKVPTLEELVHFPSIN, encoded by the exons ATGCGAAATACCTCTGCAGTGACCGC CTCCCCCCGAGCAATGAAAAGATCCACGTCAGGGATGCAGAGAGCCCTATACAGCTCCCGATATACCGGGAGCATGACAGGTTTCCAGAGTCGAAAAGGCTCCCGGATGCTATCTGAGAGCAGAATGGGAAGAAGTGGCATGAACAGGAAGGCCATACGG GTGCTGGATGAAGACGGCAACGACGTCACCCCTCGCCCACTTTTTGAGCCAGAGGCCAAAGATCCGCATGCGAAACcgcaaaaattattttttgacgATTTCCATTCCAGATGGGACACTTCCAAATCATCCTCATACTTCATGATGCGTTCCTCTGG GTCCTGCATGTGGAGCAGCAGCCTCCCCAGCCTGTCAGCCAAACAGGGCGATGGGGGCTACTTCATGTCGGAGACCAGTCAGGCACACG ATTCGTCGCGGAAATCCAGCACGGGAGCTCAGCAGGTGTCGGACGAGTTTACTCTGGATGAGGTGCTGAACATCTACTTGTCGGAGACCGACACCATCACCCTTCTGGACATGCCCAGCATGTGTATGTCGGAGGAGGCTGAAAATGCAAAGGCTGTTAA GGAGAGCAACAACATCTACATGGAACTATGCAAGAACAGACTGGGCAACGACAAGTACGTGGAGCGAGCTATGCAGACGTTTGTTGGTGccgagaaacacaaaaaagtcCAGACCGATAAGATTTTGATGAACGATGAAG GCACGCAAGCCACCATCTGGGATATCCACGACTCGTTCCAACCTGATATGCCGAAAGTGGAGAAAGCGGCTAACCGCCTGGTTGAGTTTGAACAACGGCCGAAAAGGACAAACAGCTCCAGCAGCATCAGCACAGTTGGCACAA CTAGTAGCGGTAGCTCCCTGTTTGCCTTCAAGATGCAAAGGGGCGACGTCCTGGACGAGCCAGAACTCCAGCAGATCTTCAAGTCGGCCATGTTCCAAAGCAATTTGGTCATCATGGAACGCTGCCTCGTCGCCAACATCTTTCAACCTCAGCTGGCCTCTTACAGAAAGCTCCCCGAGATCAAAG TACCCCCCGACGCCATGGAGCCCGATCCCGAAGTCACGGAGGACGAGAAGGAGCAAGATGATGATGGCGAGGACGAGGTAGCGGAAGAAGTGACGATGGTGCCGGTTAAAGCGGCGGTGGTAAAAAAAGAGGAGCAGGTGAaagcagagggaaaaaaagaggaaaaaaaagaggaaaagaaagaagaaaaaaaagaggaaggcgAGAAGGTAGAGGAAGAACAACCAGTGgaggtagaagaagaagaagaagaagaaatagaaATACCAGATCCAACTCTGGAGCTTCTCTGGACTTTTAGTTGTAAACTGACTAAAGGATGGAACATCACCTGCATGGCTTGGAACAAGAAGAACACG GATCTGCTGGCTGTGGGCTACGGGGACTTCAAGCCTGGTAAAGAAGGTCTCATCTGCTGCTGGTCAATAAAGAACCTCAGT TGGCCGGAGCGTGTCTATCGCTGTCACAGCGCCATCACCTCGCTAGATTTCTCATCCACCAAACCTGACAAACTGGCAGTCGGCATGTACGACGGCACGGTGGCCATTTTCAGCGTACGACATCGAGACTCTGACACGTTCCTAACCAGCAGCAT AGACTGCAAAAAGAGGCATGTACATCCCGTGTGGCACATCACCTGGGCTACGCAAGAGATGGGCTTGTCTGAAGAGGACACAGTGGAGTCCATTGTGTCCATCTCGGAGGACGGGCGCGTCCTCAAGTGGCTGCTTTGTAGTCATGGACTGGACAGCCTAG ACATGTTGGAGCTGAGGAGAATCCAAGATGGCATTAAGAAGGCTGAAGGCAACAAAACCAGGAAAGAAGGTATCCTGGTTTCCACCGCCACACCTGGTCTTTGCTTGGACTTTCAACCAAAA GATCCCACTATCTACCTGGCCGGTACATCTGAAGGGGTTGTCCACAAGTGCTCTGTGTCCAACCATCATCATTACCTGGCTATTTATCAGAAACATCTT TGTCCCGTCAACCGAGTGGAATGGTCGCCATTCAGCAACGACGTATTCCTCAGTTGCTCGTCCGACTGGACCATCCAACTGTGGAAGGAAGACTGCCTGACACCGGCCATAGCTTTCACGTCCATCCAGAGTCCCGTCCTGTCGGTGCGCTGGTCGCCGCTCTGGCCTTCGGTTTTCGCCGCTGTTAAAAGCGAACAGTTGGAGATCTGGGATCTGAATGCCTCCTT GATGGACCCCGTCATTGTGGAGCCTGCCGCGAAGGGCGTCAGGATGACGTTCATGCTTTTCGCCAGGGACTCGGATTGCATCCTGGTGGGGAGTTCTATTGGAGAAGTCCACTTCTACAGGATCAACAACCTCAGTGTTTCGCTAGCCAAGAAG GTGCCAACTTTGGAGGAACTTGTTCATTTTCCTTCCATTAATTAA
- the dnai4 gene encoding dynein axonemal intermediate chain 4 isoform X1, protein MRNTSAVTASPRAMKRSTSGMQRALYSSRYTGSMTGFQSRKGSRMLSESRMGRSGMNRKAIRVLDEDGNDVTPRPLFEPEAKDPHAKPQKLFFDDFHSRWDTSKSSSYFMMRSSGSCMWSSSLPSLSAKQGDGGYFMSETSQAHGIHTHFGKILRSSGTKCEFFFFLALLSDSSRKSSTGAQQVSDEFTLDEVLNIYLSETDTITLLDMPSMCMSEEAENAKAVKESNNIYMELCKNRLGNDKYVERAMQTFVGAEKHKKVQTDKILMNDEGTQATIWDIHDSFQPDMPKVEKAANRLVEFEQRPKRTNSSSSISTVGTTSSGSSLFAFKMQRGDVLDEPELQQIFKSAMFQSNLVIMERCLVANIFQPQLASYRKLPEIKVPPDAMEPDPEVTEDEKEQDDDGEDEVAEEVTMVPVKAAVVKKEEQVKAEGKKEEKKEEKKEEKKEEGEKVEEEQPVEVEEEEEEEIEIPDPTLELLWTFSCKLTKGWNITCMAWNKKNTDLLAVGYGDFKPGKEGLICCWSIKNLSWPERVYRCHSAITSLDFSSTKPDKLAVGMYDGTVAIFSVRHRDSDTFLTSSIDCKKRHVHPVWHITWATQEMGLSEEDTVESIVSISEDGRVLKWLLCSHGLDSLDMLELRRIQDGIKKAEGNKTRKEGILVSTATPGLCLDFQPKDPTIYLAGTSEGVVHKCSVSNHHHYLAIYQKHLCPVNRVEWSPFSNDVFLSCSSDWTIQLWKEDCLTPAIAFTSIQSPVLSVRWSPLWPSVFAAVKSEQLEIWDLNASLMDPVIVEPAAKGVRMTFMLFARDSDCILVGSSIGEVHFYRINNLSVSLAKKVPTLEELVHFPSIN, encoded by the exons ATGCGAAATACCTCTGCAGTGACCGC CTCCCCCCGAGCAATGAAAAGATCCACGTCAGGGATGCAGAGAGCCCTATACAGCTCCCGATATACCGGGAGCATGACAGGTTTCCAGAGTCGAAAAGGCTCCCGGATGCTATCTGAGAGCAGAATGGGAAGAAGTGGCATGAACAGGAAGGCCATACGG GTGCTGGATGAAGACGGCAACGACGTCACCCCTCGCCCACTTTTTGAGCCAGAGGCCAAAGATCCGCATGCGAAACcgcaaaaattattttttgacgATTTCCATTCCAGATGGGACACTTCCAAATCATCCTCATACTTCATGATGCGTTCCTCTGG GTCCTGCATGTGGAGCAGCAGCCTCCCCAGCCTGTCAGCCAAACAGGGCGATGGGGGCTACTTCATGTCGGAGACCAGTCAGGCACACGGTATCCACACGCACTTTGGCAAAATCCTGAGAAGTAGTGGCACTAAAtgcgagttttttttttttttggctctccTCTCAGATTCGTCGCGGAAATCCAGCACGGGAGCTCAGCAGGTGTCGGACGAGTTTACTCTGGATGAGGTGCTGAACATCTACTTGTCGGAGACCGACACCATCACCCTTCTGGACATGCCCAGCATGTGTATGTCGGAGGAGGCTGAAAATGCAAAGGCTGTTAA GGAGAGCAACAACATCTACATGGAACTATGCAAGAACAGACTGGGCAACGACAAGTACGTGGAGCGAGCTATGCAGACGTTTGTTGGTGccgagaaacacaaaaaagtcCAGACCGATAAGATTTTGATGAACGATGAAG GCACGCAAGCCACCATCTGGGATATCCACGACTCGTTCCAACCTGATATGCCGAAAGTGGAGAAAGCGGCTAACCGCCTGGTTGAGTTTGAACAACGGCCGAAAAGGACAAACAGCTCCAGCAGCATCAGCACAGTTGGCACAA CTAGTAGCGGTAGCTCCCTGTTTGCCTTCAAGATGCAAAGGGGCGACGTCCTGGACGAGCCAGAACTCCAGCAGATCTTCAAGTCGGCCATGTTCCAAAGCAATTTGGTCATCATGGAACGCTGCCTCGTCGCCAACATCTTTCAACCTCAGCTGGCCTCTTACAGAAAGCTCCCCGAGATCAAAG TACCCCCCGACGCCATGGAGCCCGATCCCGAAGTCACGGAGGACGAGAAGGAGCAAGATGATGATGGCGAGGACGAGGTAGCGGAAGAAGTGACGATGGTGCCGGTTAAAGCGGCGGTGGTAAAAAAAGAGGAGCAGGTGAaagcagagggaaaaaaagaggaaaaaaaagaggaaaagaaagaagaaaaaaaagaggaaggcgAGAAGGTAGAGGAAGAACAACCAGTGgaggtagaagaagaagaagaagaagaaatagaaATACCAGATCCAACTCTGGAGCTTCTCTGGACTTTTAGTTGTAAACTGACTAAAGGATGGAACATCACCTGCATGGCTTGGAACAAGAAGAACACG GATCTGCTGGCTGTGGGCTACGGGGACTTCAAGCCTGGTAAAGAAGGTCTCATCTGCTGCTGGTCAATAAAGAACCTCAGT TGGCCGGAGCGTGTCTATCGCTGTCACAGCGCCATCACCTCGCTAGATTTCTCATCCACCAAACCTGACAAACTGGCAGTCGGCATGTACGACGGCACGGTGGCCATTTTCAGCGTACGACATCGAGACTCTGACACGTTCCTAACCAGCAGCAT AGACTGCAAAAAGAGGCATGTACATCCCGTGTGGCACATCACCTGGGCTACGCAAGAGATGGGCTTGTCTGAAGAGGACACAGTGGAGTCCATTGTGTCCATCTCGGAGGACGGGCGCGTCCTCAAGTGGCTGCTTTGTAGTCATGGACTGGACAGCCTAG ACATGTTGGAGCTGAGGAGAATCCAAGATGGCATTAAGAAGGCTGAAGGCAACAAAACCAGGAAAGAAGGTATCCTGGTTTCCACCGCCACACCTGGTCTTTGCTTGGACTTTCAACCAAAA GATCCCACTATCTACCTGGCCGGTACATCTGAAGGGGTTGTCCACAAGTGCTCTGTGTCCAACCATCATCATTACCTGGCTATTTATCAGAAACATCTT TGTCCCGTCAACCGAGTGGAATGGTCGCCATTCAGCAACGACGTATTCCTCAGTTGCTCGTCCGACTGGACCATCCAACTGTGGAAGGAAGACTGCCTGACACCGGCCATAGCTTTCACGTCCATCCAGAGTCCCGTCCTGTCGGTGCGCTGGTCGCCGCTCTGGCCTTCGGTTTTCGCCGCTGTTAAAAGCGAACAGTTGGAGATCTGGGATCTGAATGCCTCCTT GATGGACCCCGTCATTGTGGAGCCTGCCGCGAAGGGCGTCAGGATGACGTTCATGCTTTTCGCCAGGGACTCGGATTGCATCCTGGTGGGGAGTTCTATTGGAGAAGTCCACTTCTACAGGATCAACAACCTCAGTGTTTCGCTAGCCAAGAAG GTGCCAACTTTGGAGGAACTTGTTCATTTTCCTTCCATTAATTAA
- the armc10 gene encoding armadillo repeat-containing protein 10, which yields MGDSGSVVPRIGGMKTVLGLIAGAGASYCIYKLLSGGTLRKSGSCKVLASSENKDNSVRPDSLLSKVSGLDVVCPPNDASDVMTQQCAGDLEPQHLKLLLTRLKTSNNSAPVKCQLLVTLGNAAAFTLNQNIIREYDGIAIIGGFLSDSAQEVKVQALHVLNNLCMNVENQEQLKVYVPQVLELMKMSPVNSDLQLGVLRLLTNLSVTDKHHHLLKDAVAPLLSLLVVGNVSVQVQTLKVLVNLSSNPDMLDDIVQAQAPASIMLLFDVQMASSVLQRLLTFASNLRAWRPSEQVAKEQQLQRDSLFRVVLDQSPELNRRLVALLSHPDREIQAQAARILTPAGL from the exons ATGGGTGACAGCGGCAGCGTAGTCCCTCGAATTGGGGGCATGAAAACGGTGCTAGGACTAATTGCTGGCGCTGGGGCATCTTATTGCATTTATAAACTCTTAAGTGGGGGAACTTTGAGAAAAAGTGGAAGCTGTAAAGTCCTTGCTTCAAGTGAAAATAAGGATAATAGCGTTCGACCGGACAGCCTGTTGTCCAAAGTGTCCGGACTGGACGTTGTATGTCCACCGAATGATGCTTCAG ATGTCATGACCCAGCAGTGTGCCGGCGATCTGGAACCACAACACCTGAAATTGCTCCTGACGAGGCTAAAAACCAGTAATAATAGTGCGCCGGTCAAATGTCAACTCTTGGTGACTTTGGGAAACGCTGCAGCCTTTACACTCAATCAG AACATTATACGTGAATACGATGGAATCGCCATCATTGGTGGCTTCCTCTCAGACTCTGCGCAAGAGGTTAAAGTGCAGGCTCTCCATGTTTTAAATAACCTGTGCATGAACGTAGAAAATCAGGAGCAACTAAAG GTTTATGTGCCACAAGTTCTGGAGCTAATGAAAATGTCTCCGGTGAACTCTGACCTTCAACTGGGCGTTCTCAGACTGTTAACCAACCTATCGGTCACTGATAAGCATCATCACCTGCTCAAGGATGCGGTGGCGCCGCTACTCTCGCTGCTGGTGGTGGGCAACGTCTCGGTAcag GTTCAGACCTTGAAAGTTCTGGTGAATTTGTCATCGAACCCAGACATGCTGGATGATATCGTTCAGGCTcag GCTCCCGCTTCCATCATGCTGCTTTTTGACGTGCAAATGGCGTCTTCGGTGCTTCAACGACTGCTGACGTTTGCGAGCAACCTTCGGGCTTGGAGGCCTTCAGAGCAGGTGGCCAAGGAACAACAGTTACAGCGCGACAGCCTTTTCCGAGTCGTGCTAGACCAGTCGCCGGAGCTCAACCGCCGATTGGTCGCACTGCTCTCGCACCCAGACAGGGAGATTCAAGCCCAGGCGGCCCGTATATTGAC GCCGGCCGGGCTTTAG
- the snx22 gene encoding sorting nexin-22: protein MLQVTIPSTVKEEDEVGKSKKLFLVEVLFNERKHSVLRKSSEFQTLHRKLRKIIQTPDFPSKRNQHLRTKPLEQRRQELEDYIQDIIYLCEDVPQELLDFLHLKHYHTANKIGSMESLDDLDNQDYGYQLPHQRVMGFFRDPYLSNCPSGLPDIVLGGVLQGFYRRDVRVSFMAPDKSN from the exons ATGTTACAAGTGACCATTCCATCTACCGTGAAGGAAGAGGACGAGGTGGGGAAGTCGAAAAAG CTCTTTCTAGTTGAAGTGTTGTTTAACGAAAGGAAACATTCTGTGCTGAGGAAAAGCAGTGAATTCCAGACCCTGCACAGAAAA CTCCGGAAGATCATCCAGACTCCTGACTTTCCGAGTAAAAGGAATCAACATTTAAGGACCAAACCTCTTGAGCAGAGGCGACAGGAGTTGGAAGATTACATCCAG GACATTATCTATCTGTGCGAAGATGTACCACAGGAACTTCTGGACTTCCTCCACCTCAAGCATTATCACACAGCAAACAAGATCGGCAGCATGGA ATCACTTGATGACCTGGACAATCAGGATTACgg TTATCAGTTGCCGCATCAGCGAGTGATGGGATTCTTCCGGGATCCTTACCTTTCTAACTGCCCGTCAG GTCTACCGGACATTGTCTTGGGTGGGGTCCTCCAAGGTTTCTACCGAAGGGATGTCCGCGTAAGCTTCATGGCTCCTGACAAGTCGAATTAA